The following coding sequences are from one Aliarcobacter skirrowii CCUG 10374 window:
- the ileS gene encoding isoleucine--tRNA ligase gives MDYKESLLLPKTDFPMRGNLPLNEPIKYKQWDDKKVYERMKQNRVGCPSFTLHDGPPYANGNIHIGHALNKILKDIINKFHYFDGKTIRYTPGWDCHGLPIEQKVEEKIGSQKKKELPKSKLRQLCRDHATKFVEIQKDEFKQLGVIADWENPYLTMDFKFEANIYRELCAIAKQGLLVQRSKPVYWSWAAQTALAEAEVEYEDKTSPSIYVAFKHQDLDASIIIWTTTPWTLPANQAIALNKDEEYVLTSDKFIVARKLYNSLIEQEVIKGSIIETIDVLKLENTKATNPLNGRDSRVIFGEHVLMDSGSGAVHTAPGHGEDDYKVSLKYGIEVIMPVDAYGKYDETIIREKLFKDCDKYLGLNVFKANELILEELGAALLKRVDIRHSYPHCWRTHTPIIFRATKQWFISIDDEYGNKNKTLRENALEVVENLKFYPEWGRNRLKAMLDGRPDWCISRQRDWGVPIAFFRNKKTDEIIFDEKVLNFTAMIFEQHGCDAWYDMEIKDLLYPGSGLNPDDLEKTLDILDVWFDSGSTQNAVLRSGNYDAGTFPADMYLEGSDQHRGWFQSSLLTTLASSEVAPYKSILTHGFTVDEKGEKMSKSKGNVVAPNKVLKEYGSEILRLWVAMSDYQSDLKISDNILKQNGELYRKIRNTARFLLANIDGLDSLVDVSKLGVLDKWILEKAKRVFDEIESSFKIYEFSKGLNKLNNFLVVDLSGIYLDVCKDRLYCDDKNDIHRTASQTAMAMITKKLISTLACILTYTMDELLEFAPKIIKGDAKDIFDFEKYNLPDVKSEIKDELFVEAKEKFSEIKDALSKEKIIKSTLELEIVTDNKEFLSLDEVESSDWFLVSKLSNITSSKELLGSFKLEDNEFKVYKASGHKCPRCWKYTSTKEETLCSRCEEVIK, from the coding sequence ATGGATTATAAAGAGAGTTTACTACTACCAAAAACAGATTTTCCAATGAGAGGAAATCTTCCTTTAAATGAACCTATTAAATATAAACAATGGGATGATAAAAAAGTTTATGAAAGAATGAAACAAAATAGAGTGGGGTGTCCATCATTTACGCTTCACGATGGACCTCCTTATGCAAATGGAAATATTCATATAGGTCATGCTTTAAATAAAATTTTAAAAGATATTATAAATAAATTTCACTATTTTGATGGAAAAACTATACGATATACTCCAGGTTGGGATTGTCATGGTTTACCAATTGAGCAAAAAGTTGAAGAAAAAATAGGAAGCCAAAAGAAAAAAGAGCTTCCAAAATCAAAATTAAGACAACTTTGTAGAGATCATGCAACAAAATTTGTTGAAATTCAAAAAGATGAGTTTAAACAACTTGGAGTTATTGCTGATTGGGAAAATCCATATTTAACAATGGATTTTAAATTTGAAGCAAATATTTATAGAGAGCTTTGTGCAATTGCAAAACAAGGATTATTGGTTCAAAGAAGTAAACCTGTTTATTGGTCATGGGCAGCTCAAACAGCTTTAGCTGAAGCTGAAGTTGAGTATGAAGATAAAACTTCACCTTCAATTTATGTGGCATTTAAACATCAAGATCTTGATGCTAGTATTATTATTTGGACAACAACACCTTGGACACTACCAGCAAATCAAGCGATTGCACTAAATAAAGATGAAGAGTATGTTCTTACAAGTGATAAATTTATAGTAGCTCGTAAACTATATAACTCTTTAATTGAGCAAGAGGTTATAAAAGGGTCTATTATTGAGACAATAGATGTATTAAAATTAGAGAATACAAAGGCTACAAATCCACTAAATGGTAGAGACTCTAGAGTTATTTTTGGTGAGCATGTTTTAATGGATTCTGGAAGTGGAGCAGTTCACACAGCACCAGGACATGGAGAAGATGACTATAAAGTATCACTTAAATATGGTATTGAAGTGATTATGCCAGTTGATGCTTATGGAAAATATGATGAAACAATTATTAGAGAAAAACTATTTAAAGATTGTGATAAATATTTAGGATTAAATGTATTTAAAGCAAATGAGTTGATTTTAGAAGAGTTAGGAGCTGCTTTATTAAAAAGAGTAGATATTAGACACTCTTATCCACACTGTTGGAGAACTCATACACCAATTATTTTTAGAGCAACAAAACAGTGGTTTATATCTATTGATGATGAGTATGGAAATAAAAACAAAACTTTAAGAGAAAATGCTCTTGAGGTGGTTGAAAATCTAAAATTCTATCCAGAGTGGGGAAGAAATAGATTAAAAGCTATGCTTGATGGAAGACCTGATTGGTGTATTAGTAGACAGCGAGATTGGGGAGTTCCAATTGCATTTTTCAGAAATAAAAAAACTGATGAGATAATTTTTGATGAAAAAGTATTAAACTTTACAGCAATGATCTTTGAACAACATGGTTGTGATGCTTGGTATGATATGGAAATTAAAGATTTATTATATCCTGGAAGTGGATTAAATCCTGATGATTTAGAAAAAACTTTGGATATTTTGGATGTTTGGTTTGATAGTGGAAGTACACAAAATGCTGTTTTAAGAAGTGGAAATTATGATGCTGGAACATTCCCAGCTGATATGTATCTTGAAGGAAGTGATCAACATAGAGGTTGGTTTCAATCATCACTTCTTACAACACTTGCAAGTAGTGAAGTTGCACCTTATAAATCTATTTTAACTCATGGATTCACTGTTGATGAAAAGGGTGAAAAAATGAGTAAATCTAAAGGAAATGTTGTAGCTCCCAATAAAGTATTAAAAGAGTATGGAAGTGAAATTTTAAGACTTTGGGTTGCTATGAGTGATTATCAAAGTGATTTGAAAATCTCTGATAATATTTTAAAACAAAATGGTGAACTTTATAGAAAAATAAGAAATACAGCAAGATTTTTACTTGCAAATATTGATGGACTTGATTCATTAGTTGATGTATCTAAACTTGGAGTTTTAGATAAGTGGATTTTAGAGAAAGCAAAAAGAGTTTTTGATGAGATAGAGTCTAGTTTTAAAATCTATGAGTTTTCAAAAGGTTTAAATAAACTAAATAACTTTTTAGTTGTTGATTTATCAGGAATTTATTTAGATGTTTGTAAAGATAGATTATATTGTGATGATAAAAATGATATTCATAGAACTGCATCTCAAACAGCTATGGCTATGATTACTAAAAAATTAATTAGTACATTAGCATGTATTTTAACTTATACAATGGATGAGTTACTTGAGTTTGCACCAAAAATTATAAAAGGTGATGCAAAAGATATTTTTGATTTTGAAAAATATAACCTTCCAGATGTAAAATCTGAAATAAAAGATGAGTTGTTTGTAGAAGCAAAAGAGAAGTTCTCAGAAATAAAAGATGCTTTAAGTAAAGAAAAAATCATAAAATCTACTTTAGAATTAGAGATAGTTACAGATAATAAAGAGTTTTTATCTTTAGATGAGGTAGAATCAAGTGATTGGTTTTTAGTTAGTAAATTATCAAATATAACTTCAAGCAAAGAATTACTAGGAAGTTTCAAACTTGAAGATAACGAGTTTAAAGTTTACAAAGCAAGTGGACATAAATGTCCTAGATGTTGGAAATATACTTCAACAAAAGAAGAAACACTATGTTCTAGATGTGAAGAAGTGATTAAGTAA
- a CDS encoding UDP-N-acetylmuramoyl-L-alanyl-D-glutamate--2,6-diaminopimelate ligase, whose amino-acid sequence MKLIIKNKIFTDNTNELEKDSIFVLSKNNEKFKDIAINGGFKIIESKNLKNYLDMSSIKIIGITGTNGKTTTATTIYKILLNLGYKVALQGTRGFFINENQVEDYSLTTPVQIGNFVNIQKAIENSCQFFVMEVSSHAISQNRIEGLHFALKIHTNITRDHLDYHKTIEEYIDVKNSFLSDESTKLVNIDDEVLKYNSKNAFTYSLKNSSNFQVINKTIENKMSVEFIYEDKKYSFNTKMMGIFNIYNLMASIAAVFITTKRALDEICKAVENFQSVSGRMEIVSQKPFIIVDFAHTPDGMDEVLKSFPNKDIICVFGAGGNRDSAKRPLMGKVAKKYSKHIVVTSDNPRFEDPKKIIEDILAGIDDKSNVIVEENRAEALKKAISLTDDKSVVLVLGKGDEATQIVGDKKFEFSDKTEILKILNKIKTKN is encoded by the coding sequence ATGAAGTTAATCATAAAGAATAAAATCTTTACAGATAATACAAATGAGTTAGAAAAAGATAGTATCTTTGTATTATCAAAAAATAATGAAAAATTTAAAGATATTGCTATAAATGGTGGTTTTAAGATAATAGAATCAAAAAATTTGAAAAACTATTTAGATATGAGTTCTATTAAAATTATTGGAATTACAGGGACAAATGGAAAAACAACAACAGCTACAACAATTTATAAAATTCTTTTAAATTTGGGTTATAAAGTAGCTCTTCAAGGAACTAGAGGATTTTTTATAAATGAAAATCAAGTTGAAGATTATTCACTTACAACTCCAGTTCAAATTGGAAATTTTGTAAATATTCAAAAAGCTATAGAAAATTCATGTCAATTTTTTGTAATGGAAGTAAGCTCTCACGCAATATCTCAAAATAGAATCGAAGGTTTACATTTTGCTTTAAAAATTCATACAAATATTACAAGAGATCATTTAGATTATCATAAAACTATTGAAGAGTATATAGATGTAAAAAACTCATTCTTAAGTGATGAGAGCACAAAATTAGTAAATATTGATGATGAAGTTTTAAAATATAACTCAAAAAACGCTTTTACTTACTCTTTAAAAAATAGTTCTAATTTTCAAGTTATAAATAAAACTATTGAGAATAAAATGAGTGTTGAATTTATATATGAAGATAAAAAATATAGCTTTAATACAAAAATGATGGGTATTTTTAATATCTATAATCTAATGGCTTCAATAGCTGCTGTTTTTATAACTACAAAAAGAGCTTTAGATGAAATTTGCAAGGCAGTTGAGAATTTCCAAAGTGTTAGTGGAAGAATGGAGATAGTATCTCAAAAACCATTTATAATTGTAGATTTTGCTCACACTCCAGATGGTATGGATGAGGTTTTAAAAAGTTTTCCAAACAAAGATATAATTTGTGTTTTTGGAGCTGGTGGAAACCGTGATAGTGCCAAAAGACCTTTAATGGGCAAAGTTGCAAAAAAATATTCAAAACATATAGTTGTAACAAGTGATAATCCAAGATTCGAAGATCCAAAAAAAATAATAGAAGATATATTAGCAGGTATTGATGATAAATCAAATGTTATTGTAGAAGAGAATAGAGCAGAAGCTTTAAAAAAAGCTATATCTTTAACAGATGATAAAAGTGTAGTTTTGGTTCTTGGAAAAGGTGATGAAGCTACTCAAATAGTTGGTGATAAAAAATTTGAGTTTAGTGATAAAACAGAAATTCTAAAAATCTTAAACAAAATAAAAACAAAAAATTAA
- a CDS encoding NifU family protein, whose protein sequence is MFPFNDEDLLDPVKNIISKKISPMLARDGGAIELLDIKNAKVYIQLQGACVGCSASGSTLKYVVEKELKSAIHPDLKIINVPIGKENYLED, encoded by the coding sequence ATGTTTCCATTTAATGATGAGGATTTGCTTGATCCTGTAAAAAATATAATAAGTAAAAAAATATCTCCTATGCTTGCACGAGATGGTGGAGCAATTGAGTTATTAGATATAAAAAATGCAAAAGTTTATATTCAGTTACAAGGTGCTTGTGTTGGATGTAGTGCAAGTGGAAGTACACTAAAATATGTAGTAGAAAAAGAGCTTAAAAGTGCAATACATCCAGATTTAAAAATAATTAATGTTCCAATAGGAAAAGAGAACTATTTAGAGGATTAA
- the rpsB gene encoding 30S ribosomal protein S2 produces the protein MVTMKDLLECGVHFGHQTRRWNPKMKKFIFGVRKNIYIIDLQKTLRYFRYTYNVVRDRAAEGQTMIFVGTKKQASETIKKAAESCGMPYVNHRWLGGMLTNFGTIKKSIRKLEIIKKMREEGQLDLLTKKEALMLSRKEEKLELYLGGIKEMHKLPDMMFVLDAVKEKIAIAEARRLGITVVAPLDTNCDPDVVDLPIPGNDDAIRSIHLFCNEMAAAMNEGKAALAENGADVIEPISKEEQDEVLAEALAEGENEIAEGEEA, from the coding sequence ATGGTTACAATGAAAGACCTATTAGAGTGTGGTGTACACTTCGGACACCAAACAAGAAGATGGAATCCAAAAATGAAAAAATTTATTTTTGGTGTTAGAAAAAATATCTATATTATAGATTTACAAAAAACTCTAAGATACTTTAGATATACATATAATGTTGTTAGAGATAGAGCAGCTGAAGGTCAAACGATGATTTTCGTTGGTACTAAAAAACAAGCTAGTGAAACTATTAAAAAAGCTGCTGAGTCTTGTGGAATGCCATATGTAAACCACAGATGGTTAGGTGGAATGCTTACAAACTTTGGAACAATTAAAAAATCAATTAGAAAATTAGAAATTATTAAAAAAATGAGAGAAGAGGGGCAATTAGACCTTCTAACTAAAAAAGAAGCTTTAATGCTTTCAAGAAAAGAAGAAAAATTAGAGTTATACCTTGGTGGTATCAAAGAGATGCACAAACTTCCAGATATGATGTTTGTTCTTGATGCTGTTAAAGAGAAAATTGCAATTGCTGAAGCTAGAAGATTAGGAATTACTGTTGTAGCTCCTTTAGATACAAACTGTGATCCAGATGTTGTTGATTTACCAATTCCTGGAAATGATGATGCTATTAGATCAATTCACTTATTCTGCAACGAAATGGCTGCAGCTATGAATGAAGGAAAAGCTGCTTTAGCTGAAAATGGTGCAGATGTTATTGAACCAATTTCAAAAGAAGAGCAAGATGAGGTATTAGCTGAAGCATTAGCAGAGGGTGAAAATGAGATTGCAGAAGGTGAGGAAGCATAA